The Phormidium sp. PBR-2020 DNA segment CTCCCCACGACATAGACCTCTAAGCCCCGTTTTAGGGCATCTTTGACCATTTTCTCCATCGCCAGGGAGGCGGTCACCCCTAACATGGGGACATCGCGAAAGTCTAAGATGAGAACCCGATACTGTCCAATCAGAGAATGGCGTTGGGAAATGGCTTTGGCAGCCCCAAAACTCAGAGATGTTCCCAGATGCAGGAGTAACACCTGTCCTTTAACCTGATCTAACAGCAGTTGTTCTTCATGTTCGAGAAGTTCGGCGGCCTCGGGATCGGTGATGGCTTTAATATTTTGAGCCTGTATATCAGATAAACGCTGAATTGTCAAGACATTGGCCACAAATACGCCCACGCCAACGGCCACAATTAAGTCCACAAAGACCGTTAACAGCAGCACCCCATACATAATGGCGGCGGCTTTGAGGGAGAGGCGATGGGCCCGTTTGAGGAAACTCCAATCGACGATATCTAAACCCACTTTGAGGGCGATCGCCGCCAGAACGCTTAAGGGAACAATTTCCGTAAATCCGGCCGCGACAAAGACAAACATCAACAGGGTTAGGGCGTGAATCATCCCCGAGAGGGCGGTTCGTCCCCCGGCTTGGATATTGACCACAGTTCCCATAGTGGCCCCGGCCCCTGGGAGTCCGCCACAAAGTCCTGAGAGGATGTTGCCCACCCCTTGACCGATGAGTTCTTTGTCGGAGTTATGTTCATACTGGGTGATGCTATCGGAAATGACCGAGGTCAGCAGGGAGTCGATACAGCCCAGCATCCCCAGCATCACCGCATCAATCATCATCAGTTGCAAGTCGGGCAGGGAAATGGTGGGCAGATAAAGTTCGGGGAGTCCGGTGGGAATCTCACCAACAATTCGCAATTGATTGGATAACAGAGTCGCCGAAATGCCGGTTCCTAGGAGTAGGGCCAGCAGTTGCGGAGGACAAACTCGGCTAATTCTGGCAGGAGTTAGAAAGAGAATGGCCAGGGTGAGACCCCCTAGCCCCAATTCCGGGAGACTGAGGTTCCCGGCCAGTTCCGGCAGGGCCATGACCGTGTTCAAGACGCCACCGACGCCTTCTTGTCCCAGTAAGGGGGGCAATTGCAAGATGACCATAATCACGCCAATGCCGGACATGAAGCCGGAAATGACGGTGTAGGGCATCAGGGTGACGTATTTCCCCAGACGTAGGACTCCAAAGAGGATTTGGAACACCCCCGCCATCATGACGATGGTGAAGGCGATCGCCCAACCTTGGGGACCCGGATATTTGAGGGTGAAGCTGGCAATGACGGCGGTAAAAACCACGGTCATCGGACCGGTGGGATTGGAGATGAGGGTGGGAGTTCCCCCAAATAGGGCGGCGAAAAAGCCCAGCAGGACGGCACTATAAATACCGGCGATCGCCCCGGCCCCGGAGGCCACCCCGAAGGCGAGGGCCATGGGCAGTCCGACAATGGCGGCGGTGACCCCTCCGAAGAGATCACCCCGCAGGTTCCGAGTATGGATGTAGTTGGTAATGTTCATAAACCGCAGTCTGAGGGGAAGGGTAGTTCTATTGGCTTAAGGCAATGGCATATTTAGTTGCCATTTGTTTTTATCTATAGCTAAATCTAGCATTAAGGTCGCAAAATCAAAATAGATAATTGATAAGAATATCTGATTAAAAGAGTTAGGGGAGGATATCAAAGTAAGCCACAATAGGGCGTAACGGCTGTTCCCTGTCCTGAGTCTTCATCCATGATCCAAGCGACGTTCCACCAATTACGTGTCTTTGAAACCGTGGCACGTCACGGGAGTTTTACCCGGGCGGCGGAAGAACTCTCAATCACTCAACCGACGGTATCGAGTCAGATTAAGCATTTAACCCAAGTGATTGGGATGCCGCTGTTTGAGCAAATCGGCCGACAACTCTACTTAACGGAGGTGGGGGAAGAACTCCTCAACACCTGTCAGACAATTTTTGAACGCTTGGACAACTTCGAGATGATGGTGGCGGATCTCCAGGGAACGAAGCGGGGAAAACTGCGCCTGGGGGTGGTGACGACGGCGAAATACTTTGTCCCGCGTCTGTTGGGGTCTTTCTGTCAGCAGCATCCTGATGTGGATATTGCCTTACACGTGAGCAATCACCAAAAGTTGGTGCAACGGATGCTCAATAATCAGGATGATTTCTATATTCTGAGTCATCCCCCAGAGGACATTGACTTAGTAGTCACGCCATTTTTAGACAATCCTCTGGTGGTGGTAGCCTCCCATGAGCATCCCCTGGCTCGGGAGGAGAGTATACCCATTAAAAAACTGCGGGGAGAGGCGTTTATCATGCGAGAACCGGGTTCGGGGACGCGGCGAGCGGTGCAACAGGTGTTTGACCGCCATAAGGTGACGGTCAACGTGCGGATGGAGTTGGGGAGTAATGAGGCGATTAAACAGTCGGTGATTGGCGGGTTGGGGATTTCGGTGTTATCCCTGCACTGTTTACGGCCGGATTATCAACAGGGGGAGTTGGTAATTTTGAAGGTGAAAGAGTTTCCGATTCCCTGTCGTTGGTATATGGTGCATCGCTCGGGGAAACAGCTTTCGGTGCTGACGGAGGCGTTTCTGGAGCATCTATTGGCGGAAAGTCAATCCCTCGCCGTGGAGACCGGGTGCTAAATTGCCACCATCTGGGCAAAGTATACTAATCTGAACACAGCACTCGCGACGAACTGGACACTCATGGCAGAAGACGATAAAAAAGCGAAAACCACCACCGCCGCTGACAAAGGTGGCAAAAAGAAGGAAAAGCCCCCCGCCGTCGAGGATAAGCCCTTCGCCGATTTCATGCACCAGGACTATCTCCCGGCCCTGAAACAGGAACTGGAAAACCAGGGAATTGAGGATTTAGATCTCAAATTCGAGAAACGCCGGGTTCCGCCTCTGGATACGAAAGGGGACTGTTGGCAGGTGATTGGCACCTGGCAGGGGGGAAACCGCCGCTTTGTGGTTTATTTCCCCAAAGCCGACATCAAGGGACCTCGGGCCTTCTCCTGTTCCGCTGACGGCACTCAACCGAGTACCATCGAACCCTTCTTGATGGATGAGCGCAAGATTAACTTATCTCTGTTGGTCTTTGGCGTAGTCCAGCGACTCAACGCCCAGAAGTGGTTGGCCCGGAACTAAATCCCCTGGGGAACTCCAGGAGGGAGAGACGACGTTACCGAAACCATGAGATAATGGCTCCTGTGGTTTTGCCCCAAAACAAGCATGGTAGCGCTTTCCGAATCTCCCTTTTCCCCTGAACAAATCGCCTCAGAAGGACTCAAACCCGGCGAATATGATGAAATCGTCCAACGCCTTGGGCGACATCCCAATCGCGCCGAATTGGGGATGTTTGGGGTGATGTGGTCGGAACATTGCTGCTATAAGAACTCCCGGCCGCTGCTGAAGCACTTTCCCACGACGGGCGATCGCATCCTCGTGGGCCCCGGTGAAAATGCCGGGGTAGTCGATTTTGGCGAGGGGTTGGCGATCGCCTTCAAAATCGAATCCCACAACCACCCCTCCGCCGTGGAACCCTTCCAAGGGGCAGCCACTGGGGTCGGGGGGATTCTACGAGATATCTTTACGATGGGGGCCCGTCCCATCGCCGCCCTCAATGCCCTGCGCTTCGGAACCCTCGACAATCCCCGCACTCGCCGCATCTTTAGCGGGGTGGTTGAGGGTATCTCTCACTATGGCAACTGCTTCGGTGTGCCAACCGTCGGCGGTGAGGTCTATTTTGATGCCGCCTATAGTGGCAATCCTCTCGTCAACGCTATGGCGATCGGGATTATGGAAACCGATACCATCGTCAAATCTGGGGCTTCAGGCATCGGCAACCCCGTTCTCTACGTGGGGTCCACCACCGGCCGCGATGGTATGGGAGGGGCAAGTTTCGCCAGTGCCGAACTCAGCGATGAGTCCTCCGTTGATGACCGTCCCGCTGTGCAAGTGGGAGACCCCTTCCTAGAAAAATCCCTCGTGGAAGCCTGTCTGGAAGCCTTTAAAACAGGGGCTGTAGTGGCGGCCCAAGATATGGGGGCAGCGGGCATCACCTGTTCCACCTCGGAGATGGCCGCCAATGGTGGAGTGGGCATTGACTTTGACCTCGATAAAGTCCCCGTGCGCGAGTCGGGGATGGTTCCGTATGAATATCTCCTCTCGGAATCCCAAGAACGGATGTTGTTTGTGGCCGAGAAGGGCCGGGAACAGGAGTTAATTGACGTCTTCCACAAATGGGGACTGCACGCGGTGGTGGCTGGAGAAGTCATCGAGGAACCGGTGGTACGGATTCGCTTCCAGGGAGAGATTGCCGCCGAGATTCCCGCCTCGGCCCTAGCGGACAACACCCCCCTCTACCCCCGCGAGAAACCCCCTCAGCCCCCGGAATATGCCCAAATCGCCTGGGCTTGGACTCCTGAATCTCTCCCCCCCTGTACGGCTGCGGGAATCGAGGTGAATGGGGCGTTTAAGAGCTGGAATCAGGTGCTATTGGACCTGTTAGATAATCCCAGTATTGCCTCGAAGGAATGGGTCTATCGTCAATATGACCATCAGGTGCAAAACAACACCGTGATTGTGCCCGGTGGTGCCGATGCGGCGGTGGTGCGCTTGCGTCCCCAGGAGAGCCAAGACCCTGGCCGAGACTGGCGGCGAGGGATTGCGGCTACCGTTGATTGCAATGCTCGTTATGTCTATCTCGATCCCTATGAGGGGGCGAAAGCGGTGGTGGCGGAAGCGGCCCGCAATCTCAGTTGTGTGGGGGCGGACCCCGTGGCGGTCACGGATAACCTCAATTTTGGCAGTCCGGAGAAGGCGATCGGCTATTGGCAGTTAGCCTGTGCCTGTGAGGGCTTAGCACAGGGCTGTGAGGACTTTGGAACCCCAGTGACGGGGGGGAATGTCTCTCTGTATAACGAAACTCTCGATGCTGAGGGCAAGCCAACCCCGATTTATCCAACTCCGGTTGTGGGGATGGTGGGGTTAATTGAGAATCTTGAGCAGATTTGTGGCCAGGGTTGGCAGCAAGAGGGGGATGTGGTGTATCTCTTGGGGGTTCCCACAGGGGCGCAGCAGGGGTTAGCTTTGCCGACGTTAGGGGCTTCGGAGTATTTGGCGACGCTGCATCAGACGGTGGCGGGGAAACCGCCTCGGGTGGATGTGGCGTTGGAGAAAGCGGTGCAAGGAGTCTGTCGTCAGGGGATTCGCCAGGGTTGGGTGAACTCGGCCCATGATGTCTCGGAAGGGGGGTTAGCGGTGACGTTGGCGGAATCTTCGTTGTCGGGCGATTTAGGGGTGACGGTGGATCTGCCGAATGGGGGCCGTTGGGATACGCTGCTATTTGGGGAAGGAGGCGCGCGGATT contains these protein-coding regions:
- a CDS encoding SulP family inorganic anion transporter — encoded protein: MNITNYIHTRNLRGDLFGGVTAAIVGLPMALAFGVASGAGAIAGIYSAVLLGFFAALFGGTPTLISNPTGPMTVVFTAVIASFTLKYPGPQGWAIAFTIVMMAGVFQILFGVLRLGKYVTLMPYTVISGFMSGIGVIMVILQLPPLLGQEGVGGVLNTVMALPELAGNLSLPELGLGGLTLAILFLTPARISRVCPPQLLALLLGTGISATLLSNQLRIVGEIPTGLPELYLPTISLPDLQLMMIDAVMLGMLGCIDSLLTSVISDSITQYEHNSDKELIGQGVGNILSGLCGGLPGAGATMGTVVNIQAGGRTALSGMIHALTLLMFVFVAAGFTEIVPLSVLAAIALKVGLDIVDWSFLKRAHRLSLKAAAIMYGVLLLTVFVDLIVAVGVGVFVANVLTIQRLSDIQAQNIKAITDPEAAELLEHEEQLLLDQVKGQVLLLHLGTSLSFGAAKAISQRHSLIGQYRVLILDFRDVPMLGVTASLAMEKMVKDALKRGLEVYVVGSSGKVERRLEKFEILSQVPSNHQTATLRDALEQVVEHLGEPQLMSVA
- a CDS encoding LysR family transcriptional regulator; this encodes MIQATFHQLRVFETVARHGSFTRAAEELSITQPTVSSQIKHLTQVIGMPLFEQIGRQLYLTEVGEELLNTCQTIFERLDNFEMMVADLQGTKRGKLRLGVVTTAKYFVPRLLGSFCQQHPDVDIALHVSNHQKLVQRMLNNQDDFYILSHPPEDIDLVVTPFLDNPLVVVASHEHPLAREESIPIKKLRGEAFIMREPGSGTRRAVQQVFDRHKVTVNVRMELGSNEAIKQSVIGGLGISVLSLHCLRPDYQQGELVILKVKEFPIPCRWYMVHRSGKQLSVLTEAFLEHLLAESQSLAVETGC
- a CDS encoding DUF2996 domain-containing protein, which produces MAEDDKKAKTTTAADKGGKKKEKPPAVEDKPFADFMHQDYLPALKQELENQGIEDLDLKFEKRRVPPLDTKGDCWQVIGTWQGGNRRFVVYFPKADIKGPRAFSCSADGTQPSTIEPFLMDERKINLSLLVFGVVQRLNAQKWLARN
- the purL gene encoding phosphoribosylformylglycinamidine synthase subunit PurL: MVALSESPFSPEQIASEGLKPGEYDEIVQRLGRHPNRAELGMFGVMWSEHCCYKNSRPLLKHFPTTGDRILVGPGENAGVVDFGEGLAIAFKIESHNHPSAVEPFQGAATGVGGILRDIFTMGARPIAALNALRFGTLDNPRTRRIFSGVVEGISHYGNCFGVPTVGGEVYFDAAYSGNPLVNAMAIGIMETDTIVKSGASGIGNPVLYVGSTTGRDGMGGASFASAELSDESSVDDRPAVQVGDPFLEKSLVEACLEAFKTGAVVAAQDMGAAGITCSTSEMAANGGVGIDFDLDKVPVRESGMVPYEYLLSESQERMLFVAEKGREQELIDVFHKWGLHAVVAGEVIEEPVVRIRFQGEIAAEIPASALADNTPLYPREKPPQPPEYAQIAWAWTPESLPPCTAAGIEVNGAFKSWNQVLLDLLDNPSIASKEWVYRQYDHQVQNNTVIVPGGADAAVVRLRPQESQDPGRDWRRGIAATVDCNARYVYLDPYEGAKAVVAEAARNLSCVGADPVAVTDNLNFGSPEKAIGYWQLACACEGLAQGCEDFGTPVTGGNVSLYNETLDAEGKPTPIYPTPVVGMVGLIENLEQICGQGWQQEGDVVYLLGVPTGAQQGLALPTLGASEYLATLHQTVAGKPPRVDVALEKAVQGVCRQGIRQGWVNSAHDVSEGGLAVTLAESSLSGDLGVTVDLPNGGRWDTLLFGEGGARIVVSVSPQAVAAWEAYLQDQLSGSWQRLGTVSGASLQVSSEGEGLLSLSLSEMRQMYEGAIRRRLG